agagaccctgtctctaaataaataagtaaataaataataaataaataaataaataaagctatttttctgtataaccaaaatgcaattaGCAAAATTTAGGTCACTTTTATCCTGCAGGACAAGGAGgtcctgccatgatgggctgaaCTGCTACCCAAGAGCCTTTCAGGAAGTTTGAACACAAATGTTTAGGATTAGCTACATAGATGGTGATATGTCAATATTGAATGTTACTGGAGGATATTTAAAAATGACACAATACCCAAAAGGATTTCTACATCACTAAGTTTAAAAACAtgttcaggctggagagatggctcagtggttaaaaacactggctgttcttccagaggatcagtgttcagttcccagcaaacacatggcaATTTGCAACCACCTATAACTCACGTTCCAGAGGATTcagctttctcctcctgcctcctcaggcaccaaggCGCACAAGtgacaaacagacatacatgcagatgaaattctcatacacatacaataaaattataataacttTTCAAATACATCTGTCTAGAGGGCTGGGGTAGAGTGTCGTTCagttggtagaacacttgccgAACATTCGTGAAgccctgactttgatccccaaCATTGCatcaactgggcatggtggtgcacgtttatgaccccagcactcaggaggtaaaggcatgaggctcaggagttcaaggtcaccttggctgcattgtgagttcaaggcctggagtacaggagatcctgtctcaaatgctGTTCTTGCTTAaaaatggcattttttaaaaaatcatgtttgCACACTAGGGAAGTCTGGAAGGATATAAGGCAAAATGCTGGTGACACTTGGTCTTGGGTGAGCGTTTGTCAATGAACTCAGAAGACAGGCTCTGGATCAGTTCACAGGTCATGGCCCCTCTGCTTGCACTTGGGTTTTTCGGGCTTGTATTGTACCCCAGGCAGCAAGCCAGAGAGCAAGCACCTGACTCcagtgggctgctgtggagaGCTGTCGACCCTTGAGGCTTAATTTTTCCCTTCTAGAAAATTGCCATTGGCCCACGGTTCCTGACGCCGTGGCTGGGTTGCTCTTTCGTGGCATGAACTGGGCAGACCTGGTTTCCTCCAGAAGACTGACACGTGTTCTTCCCGCTCACCCTTAGACCATCATCTGCCAACAGCATAAGCAGCAGTACATCTTCAAATCACAGCGGCTACACTCCGGAGCCCCCTCTGCCCCCAGCTGGAGGTGACCTTGCCAGCCGACTGTCCAGTGATGAAGGGGAGATGGACGGAGCCGACGAAGCCGAGAAGTTAGACTGTCAGTTCTCCACACACCACCCCAGACCTCTTGCGGTAGGCCTCTGTCCCTTCCCTGGTGTGTCTCCCGAGTAGAGTGTCATCAGAGATGGTCGTGAGTGCTGAAGGACAGGGAGGGACTCCCCACTGGCTCTAATCCTTTAAGAATGCTTGAAAAATGGTGTCTGTGTAAGTGCCCTGGTAACCAACCTGACTCTGCACATCTGCAAACAGAGCCTCCGGTCAGGAGTTAGCCAGACGCACCTGCCCTGGAAGCGGTCTTAGCAGCAACTCGGGTTCAGCTTCCGTCGTTCTCCCGAGGGCTCTTTGTTTGGCAGCAGATCTGGTGGGAGGGCGTGTTTCACGCCAGCCTGGCTGCTCACTAACAGTTCAGATGGCCATTGACGTCAGAAGGGGAAGTCAAGGCATCGCTGGAAGCTTGTTCACGTTGGCCTTACCACCCTCAGAGAAAGGTGTGACAACCACAGACCCCAACGCTGGGGCCCTGGGAATACGATCTCCATTGTGGTTTGTTCTGGTACTTGCCTGAGCCTGAAGGATTGATTAGCTCTGATTGACTCTAATCTCATCCTGCCGGAAGACAAGGCTAGTCTCTTCTCCTCCGTGTATACCACTCCCCCTTTTTGGAGATGATGGTGACCTATGGCTCACCTATAACCTGGGACTTTGCCAGTACAGAACTAGCGAGGAATCAGTTGTAATGATTTTGCCTGCAGTTGTGAAAAACCCGGTGCCTCCATATTCATACAGAGACCATTTCATTATCTCACATGGCAAGAAGTCTAGAGGAAGGTGCCCGTACAACCTTGGTTTAACCTCTCTACCTACTATGTCCATAAATATTTTTGCTGTTCACATTTTAATACACCCACCACAGCTCCAGTGTCACATCTGTACCAGGGGCATtctaaacaggaagaaaggggacaCACTGGAAAAGGGGTCTTCTAAGATGCtatgttttcttcatctacaaaacAAGAGCTGCCCATGAAACCCTAGCAGACGGCTGCACCAGCAGTtggcagagaaggaaaggagtgTGGCTGAGCTGGGCCTCATTCCCAGGTCTGGGAGGAGACACATCTTCTCTGTTACTGCTGCACATAAGATGTGGAGTCAGAAGTGGGGCTGTGTGAGCAGCCAGACAGGCCCGATGAGGCAGGACACTGCAgatgaggacagcagcagcaaggTCTGCCCCAGTGAAGACACACAGGGCCAGCTTCCCTCCGTGTCTGGCCTGCGTCTAAGTGCTGTTAGATACACTGGTAGCCAAAACCAAAGGGGCCTCCGGCTTCCAGCTCTGGAGAACATAAGACATCTGTCCACAGGGCTGCTGTAGAAGATTAGCCCCATTCACAGGGCATTCATAGGCCCTTAATGTTTTGCTGATTAAAATGGAAAAACCAtgggtttgtttctttgctttgtcctttttttttctcatggccAACTGACacattaaatcattttttttttttttttttgtaataaaccCTTGCTCGATGTGTCCTTAGCAACTGGCATGAGAGAGAAGGTATGGCCACACCAGGAACAGCTCCCTCGCAGATGTGGAGGCCAGCTTCTGTACTGAAGAATTACCATGTATGGTTTCCTCATTGGTCAGTAAGAAGTTGTTGTAGTCAGTAATTTGCAGTATCAGATTTTGTGGGTAGCAAGGTTTTAATACTCCCATCCCCAACTGGAGCAGAAACAGAACCAAGGGAAGACCTTGCAGCTCCTCCTGAGAAGGGTTCCAGAGGTTGGTTCCAGGATGCGTTTGTGGAACGGGGGCCAGTCCAGCACTGAGTCTGGGCTTGTGTCCAGGGAGCTGCTAGAGGCCTGGGGGATGGGTAAGGTGCCATATGAATTATAGTCATTTGCAGGCTTCTCTGAGCTCTGGACCCAGCAAATGTCCCCTTCCCAGAGGCTGCTCCTTACATTTCTGTCCACTGCCATCCTACCTTATGATCAATGTTTACTAAATCCCTGATATTAGTGAGTTTTAAATgcagtaatttattttaaacatttctgtgGAAACTTTTCTCCCCAatccactttaaaaattaaaaaaaaaaatttttttttagatgctctcactgtgtagctcaggctgcctttgaactattaatctttctacctcagcttcctgaatccTTTTTTTTATTCCTAATCTCAATGATCCTTATAccgaggaggaagagaatgaagtCCCCACACTTTAAACTTTGATAGCCATCACATGTAATTATGACTAAGACATGTGTCTAAGTGAAATGTAGTGTGATATATAGCAGATGCGTCATGTGTCCACAGTGGGAGGTGCAGTTAGTCAGATGAGGCCATTGTTGGTAAGAATTATACATTAGGCATCCAAGGGTAGGTAAGATCATAATTGCCAAAGAGGGAAACAGCAGGCAGAGGGGACTGGGTAAGAGCTGATAAGGAGTGCAgatgtggcagaggcaggtggatcactgtgagttcaaggccagcatggtctacacggTGAgcttcaggacaaccagggtaaGACctcctcaaaacaacaacaacgaaagtgttttaggggctggaaagatagctcagcggttaagagcattggttgcacTCCCAGAGGAGGTTTGATTCCCatccccacatggcagctcacaactgtctgtaactccagacctgacaccctcacacagacatacatgcaggcaaaacactaaagcacataaaataaataaatagtgtggATGTGTTGGGATTGGCATGGAAAGGCAACTCCTGGGGGAAGGAAGTGGTTCTGTGGATCAGACGGGAAGAGACATCCGTTTTCCTTCCTGGGATGGAGGCAGGGAGCACCAGGTTCCTAGAGAGAGCGGGTGGCATGGTGAGTGGATGGAGCTGCAAAGTCTCTCTGGATGTagttgttctcttgttttctatccTGAAATACTGGCTCCCTCTCAGAAGGAAAGAGTGTGGCTCTTCACACCACAGGAAACTGGATGGCGCAGTCACTGCCTTAAATGTGAGGTTCTGCTGAGAATCCAGGGCTCAAACTACAGCATCATAGAAACATTTTTGGCTTCGGTACcagttgcttatttttattttgagtaaaattgtacccctgtgtgtttttatgcaaatgttatttttctctgtgtgctttataTTAGCTTATTAACCTgtaatcaaaattaaaatgtttttccccTCATAGTTCTGCTCGTTTGGGAGCCGCCTCATGGGACGAGGGTTCTACGTATTTGACAGACGATGGGATCGTTTTCGGCTCGCACTGAACTCCATGGTAGAGAAACACTTGAATTCACAGATGTGGAAGTAAGTGAGCACTTCCTTTGTGATGAAAGTTGAGAGTTGCCCTACCTGAGCCCTGGCCCTGTAGACAAGCTTCAGCATTTGGCTTGCCGTAGACCAAAATGAACCCGAATCAGGATTCCTGATTGATTCTGAATGTCAGTTCGAATTAACAACTTTTTAGAATACCTATAATGTGCTGTTTGCTTTATCTTCTTGGGAGATGGTTGTTGTGTTGGTAGCCTTCTCAACCAAATGCAAAGGATCTTAGGTAAGATCTTGTTTATTCTGTAGGATTATAGGcctttgctggttttttttttgttttgttttgtttttttgtttttaatcactacTCAGATTGTTTAAAGGTGTTAAGAATGTGCTTCTGTTTGTGATGTTAATGGTCCAGGAGTAATAGCAAAATTCCATAATGGTTACAAACCATTTTCTAGCTAGTTGCTGTCCTCATTAGAAACTATATACAGTTGCCCAAAGGGCAGATTCTGAACAGTGTTGTGACGCTGGTTAAGTTTATCCTTGGCCCTTCCCGTCTCCCTAGGGCCCTCCCtcacctcttctctttctctaacCTCCAGCTTATTATCCATTGTTTACGACATTTCCCAGTGCACCTGCACTTTACAGGAGACTTAATGAGAGGGGAGGACCCTAGAATGCTCTTCAAAAGGAACAGTAGGGCCTGGACCCTCTCGACCATGGCCAACCTTGGAGTGTCCCTACCCCATGCTCCTCCTAAAGGAGCTTAGGCATGTACTCCACTAGAGGGATGGATCATGTCAGACTAGGGCCCCAGAACAGTTGAGACCCTGAGCCTGTGCAGTGAGGCCCAGGAGAGGCCACGGGCATCCTGAGAAACAAAGGAAATGCACCTACAGCCTGCTCCTCTTCCAAGGCATCTCTGTCACCTCAGCCCACATAGACCTGAGCCCCCCCTTGTTTCTCACAGGGGACTCACAGGGGACTTAGGACAGATGTTGCTATATTAACTAGGAAAGGGCCACAAGAGAAGCTTATCATGTCTTCCCATGTGAGTGACTACCCTGCTTGTCTACAGGGCATCATTAGTTTCTGTttgtatgcatttaaaaaatctaaaaagtctTGCACAGGGATTATGTAGTTCGTGGTTATTTGATGACCTGGCCCTCTGCATTAGCTTCCAAATATGGCAGTCAGCCCTGGTGATTCCCCCAGCTCTCTGGTCTCCTGTGTTATAGAAGTGTGAATCCCTGGCACGTGGAAGGAATGTGATGATCTGTATTTCGCTCGCTGGTGTACTGTCAGCTCAAGCTCCATATTCCTTTCCTCCTCAGGCACAGAAGCCCGAGCCACAGGGCATCAGGTCCCTCCCCTCTGTTCAGGACTTGCCTAACCAATCTGCTGTCACTGAGCAACATTGGGGCTGCCTGGGTGTCAACTCTGGAGAGCGTAGCACCCCGCTGCCCTCTCAGCCTCGCTGCCCAAACTCCAGGCCCTGACGGGCCCGAACCTGGAGGGATGGCAGCCGATGGGGGCATGGAAGACATTAGGAAGAAAAGGAACGGCCAagactcttttttctttaacaagcatTTAACTCTGCATCAGGAGACGCCAACACAGTATTCTCTTTCAGCCAGGTCAGCATCTGGATCTCCACGCCAGCTGGCAGGGGAGGATGGGAGCTGTCAGGAATTCATTCACATCTCTGGGCTTTTATACGGGACTTCCTGTAGGCCAGTGTGCAAAGTCTGAGTCAGGCGGCCCATCAAAGGGGAAACCTGCTGCCGTTGGGCACCTAGGAAACACCAAAACCGGTTAGCACCGGAAAGGCTTGCAGGGACAGCCTTGCCTCCCACTtctggagagaagaagaaagaagggtctAGAAAATATACCAGAAGTAGCAGCCATTGCAATCTTGAGCAGGGGCAAAGTAAGATTTAGAACTTCAATTCTGCCTGTCTGCACAATTTGAAGTATGTATACTGTTTAATGAGAAAAACATGAATTTGGACATTAAGATGTATCTCATTCAAGGTCCCGaagtgagcccccccccccttaagtGAATGAACTATCTGGTACTTGTAAATTACCCTTATTACAAGTCTTAGTCAAACTTCTACcactctgtctgtttctctgaatTTAGCTGGTGAgaacgtgggggggggggcacctgcAGCACCACAGTAGGGTAACAAAGACAGCAAGAAATTTGCTAGTGCCTCCAAGAATGTGCTCTCGCCCCAGCAGGAAAGGGTTATGCAGTGCCAGACAGTTCTAAGGATGTGTGCAGACCTCCATGGTCTGCCTCCGTGGGAATCCCTGCCCAGCATGCATAGTCCCCGACAATGCAGTTGTGTTGCTGTTGAGATCACCTGCTTTCCCATTCACCGCCccttcatccatctgtccatacactcattcattcattgcaGCCAGTATCTATCTGTGCAGCATCTTGTTTAGTGCTGACAAGAGCTCTGATGTCCCACgggctggagaggaaggaaggtctTAGACACCATCATGGCCACTGTGGGCTGGCAGCACTTTTCTGTGTGAACTCCTTGGCCTGGCGGTTTCAAATCACTGAGCTTCTGTACTCAAGGATGCGGCTGGATTCCACCCTAGCGATGGAAGCTGCGGGCTCTACCGCAAGTGGCAGACCAGTGCTCTTCAGAATGCAGAGAGGGTTGCTTCTGGGCTGGAGAAGCCCTGCAGAGCAGAAGGGATGGCGggaggcctgcctgccttctgcttcAAGTTTACCTCCTGAGAGAAGGAGCTTACCTCAGAGAAGGAAAGCTCCTGAAAACACACTGGAGAACAAGCAGAGAGCCCTGcaaaataagaaagcattttctGGCTCCTAACGTcactcatttcttttaaaatcaggaGCAGGCTGTGATCCCATAGGTGCTGTACCCCCCTCCTCCCGGTCCCAAGAGTAGCGGCAGCGTGGATCTAAGCCATAAGATGGAAACAGAGCCATATACTACAGAAGTCAAAAGGCAGAGGGTTTTATGGACAGATGCTTCACATACGTATAATCCCACACttacaaggctgaggcaggaagaccacaaaTTCAAGACTaactggggctacatagtgagactctgtctaaaaaaaagtaTGCAGAGGCCTTAAGAATGATACCCTGCCTGGTGCCGGCATTGGCCCACAGACTTTGCCCTCAGGTACCATCCCCCGTCAGTTCCAGGGAAGCAGCCCCTGTTCACATGCTGGGCTTTTGCCCGTATCCCTCACCTAAATGCCTGGTCCCCTCTGGACGCATGGGTCCAGGACTGTCACCTTTCCCCTGCCCAGGAACAGGAGGGACTTGTTGAAAGGCAGCTCTGTGCCAACCCCACTGAAGtagagtgagggagagagcaaCTTGATGTCACTTTCCATGGCGACCGCAGTCCAGCGGCCACGAGCTAATGTGGAAATGCCTCTCTACAGAGCAGCCGGAGGCATGAGGTAGCAAACACAAGAGGATGCTGACAAGTGGGGAGATGGCTTTTTTCAAAATATCTCCAGCCAAAAGTTGCATGGGAAAGAGTAATAAAGAGGTCGCCATGAGCAGAAGGGACATAGCCAGGTGGCCAAGGCCTGTTCTCCTCATTGAAAACCACAGTCATCACTGCCAGcagtgggggaggtgggggaggccgCTCAGGGTGTTCATAGTCTGAATAGCATCTGCCTTTCACTCAGGACCCCACATCAGCCAGTCTTCAGTCGCTCAGCGTAGAGAAGAGGCTCTGAGGTGTGAAGACAGATGCTGATGTCGCTTTAGTGGGCAGCGTAGGAAAGGGCCATCCTTCAGACCTCACCATCCTCCAAGGCTTCATTCTCCATAGTCTGGTCCTCCCGGGTGTCCTCTGTAGCCCTGCCGATCAAATCTCAGCCGGCCTCCTGGGCGATGCCGACCCAGCgtctcactgtctctctttgGCTCTTCTCTCGTGTTTAGGAAGATCCCTCCTGCGGCAGATAGCCCCATGCCCTCGCCAGCAGCCCACATCAGCCCTGTTCCAGCATCCGTTTTACAGCCTTTCAGCAACCCCAGTGCTGTGTACCTTCCTTCAGCTCCCATCAGCTCGAGACTCACCTCTTCTTACATAATGACATCAGCCATGCTCTCAGACGCAGCTTTCGTGGCATCGCCGGACCCACGTGTCCTCATGTCCCACACCACAGCTTTCCCCCATGTGGCTGCAACCCTCAGCATCATGGACTCAACCTTCAAGGCCCCATCCGCTGTGTCCCCGGTACCAGCTGCCATTCCTTCCCCATCCCACAAGCcatccaaaaccaaaaccagcaaATCCTCAAAAGTCAAAGACCTATCAGCTCGTAGCGACGAATCTCCAAGTAACAAAAAGAGGAAGCCGCAGTCTTCgacttcctcctccttgtccttgcAGGCTTCCTTCTCGTCTCCGTTGTCAGGGCCCCACAAAAAGAACTGCGTTCTGAATGCCAGTTCCTCCTTGAACTCCTATCAGGCAGCCCCTCCCTATAACAGTCTGTCTGTGCACAACTCAAATAACGGGGTGAGCCCTCTCAGTGCCAAGCTGGAGCCCTCAGGACGGACCTCGCTGCCCAGCAGCCCCATGGACATAGTGAGACAGGTGGGCGCTGTGGGTGGCAGCAGTGGCCCCTGTCCCCTCTCCGTGCCCTCCCTTGCACTCCACGCAGGGGACCTCTCTCTGGCCTCACACAATGCTGTGTCTTCTCTGCCCCTCTCTTTTGAcaaatcagaaggaaaaaagcGTAAGAATTCAAGTCCTAGTAGCAAAGCCTGTAAGATCACTAAAATGCCTGGTATGAATAGTGTTCACAAAAAGAACCCACCCAGCCTTCTTGCACCGGTGCCCGATCCCGTTAACAGCACCTCCTCTCGGCAGGTAAGGGAGCTCCTGGCACTGCCTTCATCGGctctggggggcagggggagctgGGCAGCGCCCCTGCTTGGCCAGGTGGCTCAAGCAGGTAACATAAGCATGGCTCCTTTTCCCAGGTTCCCCATAGGCAATGCTCACCCTCTGCTCTGAGAGTTCTTGGTTAGACCCTCACTTTGCTGTCCCTATGATAAACACTTTACAGTAATCACTTCCTTTAGTCCTCATACCAACTCAGCACGGGGGTTACAAAAGGTCATCACTTTACAGATGGGTAAAAACTGGGGCACAAAGAGGCTTTGAGTCTCccccttccttttgtttgtttcatagcCTGAGGTTCTGAGGACTACTTCATTAAAGACTTTTGTTGCTAAGAAGTTTGATCTGATCTGTTGGATCCCCTCAGGATGAGCCTGAGGCCCAGGCTGGTTAAGTGATGTCAGGTTCCACCTGGAGAGTGGCAGCCTGAGCACCCAGCTTCCAGGTGATTGTCCTCACTTGATCAAGCTGCCTCAGCCCCCTCCCTTCCTAAAGCGAAACTGTCCCTTTCACCCAGAAGCAAAAAGAGCACTCAGTGCCAGGTTACCCACAGGAGTGTGCATTGTAGGGAAAGTGGGAGATGTGGATGGCCAACGAATAGCTGGATCTTTCCTTGGACTCGGTTCCCATCCCCTAAATCCAGGCCGTCTCCTCCAACTGGGAGAACTACTGATGACAGCCGTCTCCTACTCTGGGCGCACTGGATGGGAGCTCAGAGCCGGAGGGAAGGACCCAGGTTCCTCAGCCTGCTCCGAGTGGGCTTTGAGAGCCGCCCTTCTAGAAGGGTAGCCCAGGTTTATCACCATGGAGCTAATCGATCAGACCCTAAGGCTAGCCCCCTTTAGGGATGGGAACTTAGGAGAGATAGGATATGCattaatgcagtggttctcaaccttcctaatgctgctctactctttaatacagttcatcatgttgtggtgacccctaactacagcattatttttgttgctattcataactataattttactacttttatggctcataatgtaaatatctgatgtgcaggatatctgatgtgtgacccctgtgaaagggttgttggaCACCccaggggtcaagacccacaggttgagaaccactgctttaatgTTTTGTGTCACCATATATGACACTTAGCCATAAGTGGgggacacacaagcacacacatgagcaaAGGCCAGACAGCTGCAGCCTTGGCCAAGGGGAGACATGGGTCCTCCAGTGTCACATATAGCTGGCCCTCCAGCTCCTACCCGGAGACCAGACTGCTAGCCAGTATCTTCTGTAGACTCAGAAGGAGGTACACACAGCTTCTTATACTGGAATGTATACCCACAGATACACTGGGGGTCTGTGAAAAGGCAGACTGAGGGGGAGCAGACTGGGAGTAAGACCATGGAGTCGATGTTTCCAACAGTGGCTAGACAGGGCCACTCCACTGGCCTGCTGACCTCCCCTGCTGTACCATAGTCATATTGCTTTCCTCATTTTAGATAAAGTTCTACTGGATGACTGCATGTAACTGATGGTCCCTGTCCCCGAAACACTTAAGATCCAGGAACTCAATACCTAACCTGTTATTAACCCATTTTATACATGAGCCAAACAAGGCATAGGAAGGTTACATGAGTTTCCCATAATCACACAGCAAGTGAATAGTGGGGcagggattcaaacccaggagTTGGCTCTGGGCTCTTGGCCCTTCCTGTCAAGTCTGAAGTGCCTGTGTGTTGAGTGCTGGCCGGCTGGCTTTCAGACTGTCTGAAATGCTTAGTCAGCGTGGTGAGTCAGCCGAACTGGCAGCAGAAGAGCAGATAAGCCTCCCCTGAGAGTGCTCACCAGGAGTCTTGACAGTGGCCTGCAGGCCAGGCTGCACCCAACCCCCAGCACAGTAATAAATAGCTCAGTGCTTATCACCAGGCAGCTGAGGAAAGGCATGGCTGGAGCCATCACTGGGCATTTCCAAGATTAGGAAAAGGAAAGGCCTTTGGCAACTGTGCTGGTTCTGTGAGAACACAGAGAGGAAAGCTAAGTTGAGAGCCCGGTATGGTGGCCCAtgtgtcatcccagcactgggaagatggaggcaggagggtcatcctcagcaacaaagtgaattccaggccagccagggctacatgagaccctgtctcaaaaagaaattcaaaatgaaacTGTGTGTGCCTTGCAGAGAACTTGCAGCTTCTCCTAATTGTATCTGGGAAGTAAAAGGCCAAAAATTTCCACCAAGGTATTCAACTGGACACAAAACAGTACTGTGAGTGAAAGGCATTTGCCTATGTGCCAAGGGGGAAACGAAGACAGTAGAGGAGCCGTTTAGAGGCTGGGGGCAAGGGCCGCCTTTGCAAATGAGCTGGAACCATGTAACCGGAGCCTGGCATCAGCTCTCCTCGGAGCCCACCTCACCAGGGGCCAAGGACTGTACCACAGAGAGGTCATATGTGTCTCCAGGTCAGAGACCCTGCCAAGCAAGGCAAAGtaccctcccccttccctgcaCATGCAAGGGCAGCCCAACCTGATAACtagttttctgaagaaaaagaggCTGAGTGCTGGCCGTCTTAGCCAGACAGATGCGCTACTTTATCCACAGCACACCTGAGGAGCCAGGGCTAGGAGTAGGGTGGGCCTGCACTGTGGGCTCTTGAGCTACAGAGTGGCAGGCTCTTCCTCCCGCAGTAGGCACCTCTGAGGAGTGGAATTAAGAGCTCCCACCACTGTTTGCCCCCCCACCCAGGGACATTCCCAAAGTCCCCATAAACTGTTGTCCCTTTTCCTGCCATTAAGTCGGAAGCATCCACTCTGAGTAATCAAGGGAGGAAGGCATGTAGCACTGCCCTGCTCCTCTGCCCTGACAACATATGGCGTCAGAGGGTCTTTCCCAAGTTGCCTCAGTGTCTGAATGGGGGTTCATGGTGTCTTTCAGGTTGGAAAAAATAGCAGCCTAGCTTTGTCACAATCCAGTCCTTCAAGCATATCCAGCCCAGGACACAACCGACAGGTAAGTTTCTAGGAGTGGGGGGAACCACATAGAGCCAACATCAGGCCAGTCAGAACGTGCACTGGGGTCGGAGCCTACTTCAAGTCTCACCTCCAGCAGAGCAGATAACCTGGCTCCAAACATGGACCTTCTAGTTATTGGATATGGGTCCTTGAAATTTTACTTCTCTTCTTCCATATCTTCCTCTATAAAATGGGGGTCATGATGGTCCCTAAGGTCCTATGACCTATGTGAGGATTAAATTAGTTTATTCATGTAAACTCTCTAGCACATAGCAAAGTTAAGGGTTAGCTATTATGATTTTTATGACCAGCTCTGTGATGTCTGCAAATTGGTTCAATAGGTGTCCATTTTCGGTTTGTTATCTGACACATTGATACCACCTCCTAAGGGCATCATGACAGTGAAATAAGTTAGCAGAAGGGCGTTGCTCGTGTTGGCCACTGCCTTCTCCAAGACCCCGGTGAACTGAAGCTACCACTCAGTGTGTGCTTTCACAGTGGGAACATTCAGAAAGACTTTCAGTGATTTTGATTAGCTTGGAGGAGTAAGAGTAATCAATGTGTAAGCCCAGAGATGAGTGACTATCTCCAAAGGAGTGTGTGCGCGTGCTTGAGGAAAAGGTGGGGAGGCAATTGTGCCTcttagagtgagtagaaaatacAAGCAGCAGGTAGAGACTTGTGAGGGACAAGGTTGTACTCAGCTGTTAAGTGAAGATGGCCACACTGAAATTAGTCATGTGCACCCCAAATCTCCAAAACCTCTTGGTTTAACCCAGGGCTATATGCCTTCATTAGGTAACTAATTGTGTCATTTATGTTACATAGGGGGGAAAATAAccaataaaaatgagaataaaagaaaaaaccatgTAGCTATCCAGCCCTTTATCCAGGAGAGGTCCTACAAAGCCCCTTGCACTTGTCCCCATgttcctctccag
Above is a genomic segment from Peromyscus leucopus breed LL Stock chromosome 14, UCI_PerLeu_2.1, whole genome shotgun sequence containing:
- the Atxn7l1 gene encoding ataxin-7-like protein 1 isoform X3 is translated as MQRAKLWVLQRRLPERPPLLLLGVAPVAGLLAGQGGGAQHPGSRRPCPAERARLSASAPLCAPPARLRALPGPAHSAPLWRPQRPRAAQQGRAGPSAPRLLPPPPPSSPSQSTQCRNVPKMTSERSRIPCLSAAAAEGTGKKQQEGTAMATLHRKVPSPEAFLGKPWSSWIDAAKLHCSDNVDLEEAGKEGGKSREVMRLNKEDMHLFGHYPAHDDFYLVVCSACNQVVKPQVFQSHCERRHSSMCRPPPSPASPASSSRTSLAQAKTKACFRGHNAVSSTPKPFKTPKDNLLTSSSKQHTVFSAKGPRDKPCVPVPVVSLEKIPNLVKADGANVKMNSTTTTAATSSSAAVSTPPLIKSSLMSKSVPPSPEKILNGKGTLSATTDKKHQNGTKNSNKPYRRLSEREFDPNKHCGVLDPETKKPCTRSLTCKTHSLSHRRAVPGRKKQFDLLLAEHKAKSREKEVKEHLLTSAREILPNPPGPVPDALQGSSSSTVAEPKVPSPPKSRPLNSVLPRPSSANSISSSTSSNHSGYTPEPPLPPAGGDLASRLSSDEGEMDGADEAEKLDCQFSTHHPRPLAFCSFGSRLMGRGFYVFDRRWDRFRLALNSMVEKHLNSQMWKHRSPSHRASGPSPLFRTCLTNLLSLSNIGAAWVSTLESVAPRCPLSLAAQTPGPDGPEPGGMAADGGMEDIRKKRNGQDSFFFNKHLTLHQETPTQYSLSARKIPPAADSPMPSPAAHISPVPASVLQPFSNPSAVYLPSAPISSRLTSSYIMTSAMLSDAAFVASPDPRVLMSHTTAFPHVAATLSIMDSTFKAPSAVSPVPAAIPSPSHKPSKTKTSKSSKVKDLSARSDESPSNKKRKPQSSTSSSLSLQASFSSPLSGPHKKNCVLNASSSLNSYQAAPPYNSLSVHNSNNGVSPLSAKLEPSGRTSLPSSPMDIVRQVGAVGGSSGPCPLSVPSLALHAGDLSLASHNAVSSLPLSFDKSEGKKRKNSSPSSKACKITKMPGMNSVHKKNPPSLLAPVPDPVNSTSSRQVGKNSSLALSQSSPSSISSPGHNRQNTSRMGRIRTLP
- the Atxn7l1 gene encoding ataxin-7-like protein 1 isoform X7 codes for the protein MTSERSRIPCLSAAAAEGTGKKQQEGTAMATLHRKVPSPEAFLGKPWSSWIDAAKLHCSDNVDLEEAGKEGGKSREVMRLNKEDMHLFGHYPAHDDFYLVVCSACNQVVKPQVFQSHCERRHSSMCRPPPSPASPASSSRTSLAQAKTKACFRGHNAVSSTPKPFKTPKDNLLTSSSKQHTVFSAKGPRDKPCVPVPVVSLEKIPNLVKADGANVKMNSTTTTAATSSSAAVSTPPLIKSSLMSKSVPPSPEKILNGKGTLSATTDKKHQNGTKNSNKPYRRLSEREFDPNKHCGVLDPETKKPCTRSLTCKTHSLSHRRAVPGRKKQFDLLLAEHKAKSREKEVKEHLLTSAREILPNPPGPVPDALQGSSSSTVAEPKVPSPPKSRPLNSVLPRPSSANSISSSTSSNHSGYTPEPPLPPAGGDLASRLSSDEGEMDGADEAEKLDCQFSTHHPRPLAFCSFGSRLMGRGFYVFDRRWDRFRLALNSMVEKHLNSQMWKHRSPSHRASGPSPLFRTCLTNLLSLSNIGAAWVSTLESVAPRCPLSLAAQTPGPDGPEPGGMAADGGMEDIRKKRNGQDSFFFNKHLTLHQETPTQYSLSARKIPPAADSPMPSPAAHISPVPASVLQPFSNPSAVYLPSAPISSRLTSSYIMTSAMLSDAAFVASPDPRVLMSHTTAFPHVAATLSIMDSTFKAPSAVSPVPAAIPSPSHKPSKTKTSKSSKVKDLSARSDESPSNKKRKPQSSTSSSLSLQASFSSPLSGPHKKNCVLNASSSLNSYQAAPPYNSLSVHNSNNGVSPLSAKLEPSGRTSLPSSPMDIVRQVGKNSSLALSQSSPSSISSPGHNRQKNTSRMGRIRTLP